The genome window ATTTCAAGCGAGGCGTGAAGGACGGCGTCTTCACCGCCTACAAACTTGTTCCCGTTCCCGGAATGCAAATGATCGAAACGCCCGCTCTTCTCGATCGCGTAGTCCAGAACGTCAAGCAAGTTCGAGAGGCGGCGCCGAGACATGTTGATATTGGTTTGGATTTTCACGGACGCGCCACCCCCGCCGTCGCCCGGCGATTGGCGAGGCTGCTGGAGCCATTCGATCCCATGTTTCTCGAAGAACCGGTTTTGCCCGGCGATGTGGATGCTCTGAAGAGCATCGCCGATAGCACCGTAATCCCCATCGCCGCCGGAGAACGGCTCTTCACTCGCTGGCAGTTTAACGAACTGATCGAACGGCAGGCCGTCGCCATCATCCAGCCCGATCTTTCTCACGCGGGCGGCATTGCCGAGGTGCGCCGCATCGCCGCTCAAGCCGAAGCGCGCAATATCTCCGTAGCGCCCCATTGCCCGCTGGGACCGATCGCGTTAGCGGCTTGTTTGCAACTAGCCGCCGCTACGCCTAACCATTTGATCCAAGAACATCTTTCATTGGGAGAAGGCTATCTCAAGCAGCCATTCATCGTGGAAAACGGCTATATCCGCGTCCCGGAAAAACCCGGTCTGAGCATTGAGTTGGACGACGAAGCCATTCAGGAAAAAATATTCGCTGGAGATTGGGAAACGCCGCGATTTACGCTGGAGGACGGCTCGTTTGCGGAATGGTAAAAAATTCTGAGACGCTCTAGTTCGAACTCCAACCGGCTTTGTAGTATTGTTCGAAATATTGCGATCCGCCGCCTTTGCGGAATTCCCAAATGTACCAGATATCCCCATCGCTCGCCACTCCGTTCGTGGCGCTGTAAGCCGTAGGTC of Candidatus Omnitrophota bacterium contains these proteins:
- the dgoD gene encoding galactonate dehydratase, whose translation is MKIVKMETLHVKPRWLILKIQTDAGIVGLGEPTLEGRSQTVETAVHEIGRYLIGQDPRQIEKHWQTIYRGTFYRGGPVLSSALSGVEQALWDILGKHLNVPVWQLLGGKVRDKIRMYGWIGGEETGDYIENFKRGVKDGVFTAYKLVPVPGMQMIETPALLDRVVQNVKQVREAAPRHVDIGLDFHGRATPAVARRLARLLEPFDPMFLEEPVLPGDVDALKSIADSTVIPIAAGERLFTRWQFNELIERQAVAIIQPDLSHAGGIAEVRRIAAQAEARNISVAPHCPLGPIALAACLQLAAATPNHLIQEHLSLGEGYLKQPFIVENGYIRVPEKPGLSIELDDEAIQEKIFAGDWETPRFTLEDGSFAEW